In one Pseudodesulfovibrio tunisiensis genomic region, the following are encoded:
- the rplO gene encoding 50S ribosomal protein L15: MRLHELYPFPEEYKNRKRIGRGSGSGWGKTSGKGHKGQNSRSGGGVRPGFEGGQMPLARRLPKRGFKNYPFREVYAPVNVGQLLAVFADKDEITLVDIYDRGLAKNGEPIKVLGMGDVTKAVTIEAHRFSASAAEKIAKAGGTAKAIEG, from the coding sequence ATGAGGCTTCACGAACTCTATCCGTTCCCGGAAGAATACAAGAACCGCAAGCGTATTGGGCGCGGTTCCGGCTCGGGCTGGGGCAAGACCTCCGGCAAGGGCCACAAGGGACAGAACAGCCGCTCCGGCGGTGGTGTTCGTCCCGGCTTCGAGGGCGGCCAGATGCCTCTGGCCCGCCGTCTGCCCAAGCGCGGCTTCAAGAACTATCCCTTCCGCGAAGTCTATGCTCCGGTTAACGTCGGACAGCTTCTTGCCGTGTTTGCGGACAAGGACGAAATCACCCTGGTCGACATCTATGATCGCGGTCTCGCCAAGAATGGCGAGCCCATCAAGGTGCTCGGCATGGGCGACGTGACCAAGGCCGTGACTATCGAGGCGCACCGCTTCAGCGCGTCTGCTGCCGAGAAGATCGCGAAGGCCGGCGGAACCGCCAAGGCCATTGAAGGGTAA
- the secY gene encoding preprotein translocase subunit SecY: protein MALSGVENLARLPELKKKLLWTFALLAVYRMGIHIPVPGVDSAALADFFANAQNTLFGLFDMFSGGGLKNLSIFALGIMPYISASIILQLLTVVSPELKRLQKEEGEAGRKKITQYTRYGTVLITFVQGFGIAVGLETMSSPTGAPVVLFSGWGFRMMTVLTLTAGTVFLMWLGEKMTEKGIGNGISLIIYAGIIAGLPAAVVNTVQLMTVGEITLFLLLVIAAVMIVTLAFIVFMERGQRRIPIHYAKRQMGRRMVGGQTTHLPLRVNTAGVIPPIFASSILMFPATIAQFSNVQWLKDVSTFLSPDSIIYNILYVGIIIFFCYFYTAIMFDPKGIAENIQKQGGFIPGIRPGARTCEYIDRVLTRITLWGSLYVSAVCVLPMFLIAQFNVPFYFGGTSLLIVVGVAMDFMSQIESHLISRQYEGLMGKAGKLKGRR from the coding sequence GTGGCGCTTTCTGGAGTTGAAAATCTTGCCCGTCTCCCAGAGCTGAAGAAAAAACTGCTCTGGACGTTCGCACTGTTGGCTGTTTACCGCATGGGTATTCATATCCCGGTTCCCGGCGTTGACAGTGCCGCATTGGCCGATTTTTTCGCCAATGCGCAGAACACCTTGTTCGGGCTCTTTGACATGTTCTCGGGTGGAGGTCTCAAGAACCTTTCCATCTTCGCCTTGGGCATCATGCCCTACATCTCGGCATCCATCATCCTGCAGCTGCTTACCGTTGTCAGCCCGGAGCTGAAGCGTTTGCAGAAGGAGGAAGGGGAGGCCGGCAGAAAGAAGATCACCCAGTACACTCGATACGGGACCGTGCTCATCACTTTTGTCCAGGGCTTTGGCATTGCCGTGGGCCTGGAAACCATGAGCAGTCCCACCGGGGCTCCCGTGGTGCTGTTTTCGGGTTGGGGATTCAGGATGATGACCGTCCTGACCCTGACCGCGGGAACGGTGTTCCTGATGTGGCTGGGCGAAAAAATGACTGAAAAGGGTATCGGAAACGGCATCTCGCTCATTATCTATGCCGGTATCATCGCAGGCCTTCCGGCCGCTGTGGTCAATACCGTGCAGCTCATGACCGTGGGCGAGATCACCCTTTTCCTTCTTCTGGTCATTGCTGCCGTGATGATCGTCACCTTGGCGTTCATCGTGTTCATGGAGCGCGGCCAGAGAAGGATTCCGATCCATTATGCCAAGCGTCAGATGGGACGCAGAATGGTTGGCGGCCAGACTACGCATCTGCCGTTGCGCGTGAATACCGCGGGTGTCATTCCCCCGATCTTCGCGTCCTCCATTCTGATGTTCCCTGCGACCATTGCCCAGTTCTCGAATGTCCAGTGGCTGAAAGATGTGTCGACTTTCCTGAGTCCGGATTCCATCATTTATAACATTCTTTATGTTGGAATTATCATATTTTTCTGCTACTTCTATACGGCGATCATGTTTGATCCCAAGGGGATTGCCGAGAACATTCAGAAACAGGGCGGTTTTATCCCCGGTATTCGTCCCGGTGCTCGCACCTGCGAATACATTGATCGGGTCCTGACCAGGATCACGCTCTGGGGTTCCCTGTACGTGTCGGCGGTCTGCGTGCTGCCCATGTTCCTGATTGCGCAGTTCAACGTGCCGTTCTATTTCGGCGGCACTTCTCTGCTGATCGTCGTGGGCGTTGCCATGGACTTCATGAGCCAGATCGAGTCTCACCTGATTTCGCGTCAGTACGAAGGCTTGATGGGCAAGGCCGGCAAACTGAAAGGCAGGCGTTAG
- the rplP gene encoding 50S ribosomal protein L16, whose translation MLAPKKVKYRKRQKGRVRGKAQRGNSVAFGEIGLKALEHGKITSQQIEAARVAIMRHIKRGGKVWIRIFPDYPVTSKPAEVRMGKGKGAPEGWVAPVRPGRIMYEVKGADMELMKEALKRAAYKLPIKTAIVVKEGM comes from the coding sequence ATGCTTGCTCCAAAGAAAGTTAAGTACAGGAAGCGGCAGAAAGGCCGCGTCAGAGGCAAGGCCCAACGGGGTAACAGCGTGGCTTTCGGAGAAATTGGTCTGAAAGCCTTGGAGCACGGAAAGATCACCAGCCAGCAGATTGAAGCCGCCCGTGTCGCGATCATGCGTCACATCAAGCGCGGCGGCAAGGTCTGGATTCGCATCTTCCCTGATTATCCCGTCACCTCCAAGCCCGCGGAAGTCCGCATGGGTAAGGGTAAAGGCGCCCCCGAAGGTTGGGTGGCTCCGGTGAGACCGGGTCGTATCATGTACGAAGTCAAGGGCGCAGACATGGAGCTCATGAAGGAAGCCCTGAAGAGGGCTGCCTACAAGCTGCCCATCAAGACCGCCATCGTGGTCAAGGAGGGTATGTAA
- the rpsK gene encoding 30S ribosomal protein S11 has product MARPRRIGKKKEKKSIPVGLAHVKATFNNTIITFTDVKGNVVSWASAGAHFKGSRKSTPFAAQVAAEAAAKRAQDHGMRTVGIYVKGPGSGREAAMRAINAAGFKVTFIRDITPIPHNGCRPPKRRRV; this is encoded by the coding sequence ATGGCTAGACCCCGTCGCATCGGGAAAAAGAAGGAAAAGAAAAGTATTCCTGTAGGTCTTGCCCACGTGAAGGCTACCTTCAACAACACGATAATTACCTTTACCGACGTAAAGGGAAATGTCGTGAGCTGGGCCAGTGCTGGCGCCCATTTCAAGGGCTCCCGCAAGAGCACCCCGTTCGCTGCCCAGGTTGCTGCCGAGGCCGCTGCCAAGCGCGCCCAGGACCATGGTATGCGCACAGTGGGTATCTACGTGAAGGGCCCCGGTTCCGGGCGTGAGGCCGCCATGCGCGCCATCAACGCTGCCGGTTTCAAGGTCACCTTCATTCGTGACATCACTCCCATTCCGCATAACGGCTGCCGTCCGCCCAAGCGCCGCCGTGTCTAA
- a CDS encoding DNA-directed RNA polymerase subunit alpha: MLIENGDKLINTRNWGVLVKPERLVRDPKSSANYGKFICEPLERGYATTIGNAMRRVLLSSLQGCAVVAAKIEGVQHEFTTVPGILEDMTEVVLNLKQVRLAMTTDEPQKLILEADKKGPVTAGMIQENQNVTVLNTDSHIATLTEDRPLRMELEIRMGKGYVPADMHEGLTDEIGVIILDSSFSPVKKVAYNVEQARVGQMTNYDKLLLEVWTDGSVSPEDAVAYSAKILKDQLSVFINFDELSSEAPEEEDEGLDLNPNMFKSIDELELSVRATNCLKAANIQLVGELVQRSENQMLKTKNFGRKSLDEIRRVLDGMNLKFGMTIDDFDKKYQEWLKRKEKNEA; this comes from the coding sequence ATGCTTATCGAGAACGGCGACAAGCTCATCAACACCCGCAACTGGGGTGTTCTGGTCAAGCCCGAGAGGCTCGTGCGCGATCCCAAATCCTCTGCCAACTACGGGAAGTTCATTTGTGAGCCCCTTGAGCGCGGCTATGCCACTACCATCGGCAACGCCATGCGTCGGGTTCTGCTTTCCTCCCTGCAGGGATGTGCGGTCGTGGCCGCCAAGATTGAAGGCGTGCAGCACGAGTTCACTACGGTGCCCGGCATTTTGGAGGACATGACCGAGGTCGTCCTGAACCTCAAGCAGGTCCGCCTGGCCATGACCACAGACGAGCCGCAGAAGCTCATTCTCGAGGCAGACAAGAAGGGCCCGGTCACTGCTGGCATGATCCAGGAAAACCAGAACGTCACGGTTCTGAACACGGATTCGCATATTGCCACCCTGACCGAGGACAGGCCTCTGAGGATGGAGTTGGAAATTCGCATGGGCAAGGGCTACGTTCCTGCCGACATGCACGAGGGGCTCACCGATGAAATCGGCGTGATCATCCTCGATTCCAGCTTTTCGCCCGTCAAGAAGGTTGCGTACAATGTCGAGCAGGCCCGTGTCGGCCAGATGACCAACTACGACAAGCTTCTCCTTGAAGTCTGGACCGATGGTTCGGTTTCGCCCGAGGATGCCGTGGCCTACAGTGCCAAAATCCTCAAGGATCAGCTCTCCGTGTTCATCAATTTCGACGAACTGTCTTCCGAGGCTCCCGAGGAAGAGGATGAAGGTCTCGACCTGAATCCCAACATGTTCAAGAGCATTGATGAACTTGAATTGTCGGTACGCGCCACCAATTGCCTCAAGGCCGCCAACATCCAGCTTGTGGGTGAACTCGTCCAGCGTTCCGAGAATCAGATGCTGAAGACCAAGAACTTTGGTCGGAAGTCTCTGGACGAAATTCGCCGAGTCCTGGATGGGATGAACTTGAAGTTCGGTATGACTATCGACGATTTTGACAAGAAATATCAGGAATGGCTGAAGAGGAAAGAGAAAAATGAGGCATAA
- the rpmD gene encoding 50S ribosomal protein L30, which produces MLKVKLIKSKIGCNPAQRKTLVALGLRKIRQEKTFEDTPVVRGMIKRVNHLVEVTES; this is translated from the coding sequence GTGTTGAAGGTTAAGCTCATCAAAAGCAAGATCGGGTGCAATCCCGCCCAGCGCAAGACGCTTGTGGCTCTGGGATTGCGCAAGATCCGCCAGGAAAAGACCTTTGAGGACACCCCGGTTGTCCGGGGCATGATCAAGCGTGTTAATCACCTGGTGGAGGTGACTGAATCATGA
- the rplE gene encoding 50S ribosomal protein L5 — protein MTRLQKIYEEKVVPALQKEFGYKSPMELPSLEKISLNIGLGEGSQNNKLIEDAVNELTKISGRKAVVTRAKKSIAAFKLREGMPVGIRVTLRHDDMWDFFDKLVSFALPRVRDFRGIPDRGFDGRGNFTMGIKEHTIFPELEIDKVEKVKGMNVTICTSAKTDKEGKMLLDLLGMPFKK, from the coding sequence ATGACTCGTCTCCAGAAAATATATGAGGAAAAGGTTGTCCCGGCCCTGCAGAAGGAATTCGGGTACAAGAGCCCCATGGAGCTTCCCAGCCTGGAAAAAATCTCGCTGAACATCGGTCTCGGCGAAGGTTCCCAGAACAACAAGCTCATTGAGGACGCCGTCAACGAACTGACCAAGATCTCCGGCCGCAAGGCCGTGGTGACTCGGGCCAAGAAATCCATCGCCGCGTTCAAGCTGCGTGAAGGCATGCCTGTCGGCATCCGCGTCACGCTGCGCCACGACGACATGTGGGATTTCTTCGACAAGCTCGTGAGCTTCGCGCTCCCGCGTGTGCGCGACTTCCGCGGCATTCCTGACCGTGGTTTCGACGGCCGTGGCAACTTCACCATGGGCATCAAGGAGCACACGATCTTCCCTGAGCTGGAAATCGACAAAGTCGAAAAGGTGAAGGGCATGAACGTGACTATTTGCACCTCTGCCAAAACCGACAAGGAAGGCAAGATGCTTCTTGACCTCCTTGGCATGCCCTTCAAGAAGTAG
- the rpsM gene encoding 30S ribosomal protein S13 produces the protein MARIAGVDLPKSKRMDIALTYIYGIGRTTALQILESVNIDWQKSSDDLDAEEVNKIRIEIEQNHKVEGDLRRDVTQNIKRLMDIGCYRGLRHRRGLTVRGQKTKTNARTRKGPRRSVMGRKKKK, from the coding sequence GTGGCTCGTATAGCTGGCGTTGACCTGCCGAAAAGCAAGCGCATGGATATCGCGCTGACGTATATTTACGGCATTGGCCGCACCACGGCCCTCCAGATCCTGGAATCTGTCAATATCGATTGGCAGAAGAGTTCTGATGACCTCGATGCGGAAGAAGTGAACAAGATTCGTATCGAGATCGAACAGAATCACAAGGTTGAGGGCGACCTGCGCCGTGATGTGACCCAGAATATCAAGCGTCTGATGGATATTGGCTGCTACCGCGGCCTGCGCCATCGTCGTGGTCTCACTGTCCGTGGACAGAAGACCAAGACCAACGCTCGTACCCGCAAGGGTCCGCGTCGGTCCGTGATGGGTCGCAAGAAGAAGAAATAG
- the rplF gene encoding 50S ribosomal protein L6, whose translation MSRIGKKPIDIPSGVEVTVGASEIQVKGPKGTLKTPVHPAVVYAVEGNQVVVNRTDDSREARSQHGLRRTLLANCIEGVEKGYEKTLEVIGVGYKVSVQGKKVVLTVGFSHPVEFELPAGIEAKNEGSKLIISGSDKQLVGEVAAKIRRVRPPEPYKGKGIKYIDEHIRRKAGKSGAK comes from the coding sequence ATGTCTCGAATTGGTAAAAAACCTATCGATATCCCCTCCGGTGTAGAGGTGACAGTCGGAGCCTCCGAGATCCAGGTCAAGGGTCCCAAGGGCACCTTGAAGACTCCTGTTCACCCCGCCGTTGTTTATGCTGTTGAAGGCAACCAGGTTGTCGTCAACCGTACCGACGACTCCCGTGAAGCCCGTAGCCAGCACGGCCTTCGCCGCACCCTTCTCGCCAACTGCATTGAAGGCGTTGAGAAGGGCTATGAAAAGACCCTCGAGGTCATCGGCGTTGGTTACAAGGTTTCGGTCCAGGGCAAGAAGGTCGTTCTCACGGTTGGGTTCTCCCATCCCGTCGAGTTCGAGCTGCCCGCTGGCATTGAAGCCAAGAACGAAGGCTCCAAGCTGATCATTTCCGGCTCCGACAAGCAGCTTGTCGGCGAGGTTGCGGCCAAGATTCGCCGCGTCCGTCCGCCGGAACCGTACAAGGGCAAGGGAATCAAGTACATTGACGAGCATATCCGGCGCAAGGCTGGTAAGTCCGGCGCCAAATAG
- the rpmJ gene encoding 50S ribosomal protein L36, giving the protein MKVRPSVKKMCSKCKIIRRNGVLRVICENPRHKQRQG; this is encoded by the coding sequence ATGAAAGTTAGACCTTCTGTTAAGAAGATGTGTTCTAAGTGCAAAATCATTAGGCGTAACGGCGTGTTGCGGGTGATTTGTGAGAATCCTCGCCACAAGCAGCGTCAAGGATAA
- the rpsH gene encoding 30S ribosomal protein S8, producing the protein MVDPVADMLTRIRNAHQAYHQGVVVPVSKMKTAIAGILKEEGYITDYAVEDRDIKITLKYHDGKGLIAGLKKISKPGRRVYVGVHDIPRVQNGLGICIMSTSKGVLEGSKAKDANVGGELVCEIW; encoded by the coding sequence ATGGTTGATCCTGTAGCCGACATGTTGACCCGTATTCGGAACGCTCACCAGGCGTACCACCAGGGTGTCGTCGTTCCCGTCTCCAAAATGAAGACGGCCATTGCGGGTATCCTCAAAGAGGAAGGTTATATCACTGACTACGCTGTCGAGGACAGGGACATCAAAATCACCCTCAAGTACCACGACGGCAAGGGCCTGATCGCCGGTCTCAAGAAGATCAGCAAGCCCGGCCGCCGCGTGTACGTGGGCGTTCATGATATCCCTCGTGTGCAGAACGGCCTCGGCATCTGCATCATGTCCACGTCCAAGGGGGTCCTTGAAGGCTCCAAGGCCAAGGACGCCAACGTTGGTGGCGAACTCGTCTGCGAAATCTGGTAG
- the rpsC gene encoding 30S ribosomal protein S3: MGQKVHPYGFRLGYNKNWLSRWYSKKDYPAFVLQDDQVRKFVKKRLYQAGVARIEIERAGGKLRLIIHTARPGIVIGRKGVEIEKLREELRKKFQTEFAIEVNEIRRPETEAQLVAENIAQQLERRVAFRRAMKRTVGLARKFGAEGIKVSCAGRLAGAEIARSEWYRDGRVPLHTLRADIDYGYAVARTTYGVIGVKVWIFKGEILDKEVEQ, translated from the coding sequence ATGGGTCAGAAAGTACATCCTTACGGTTTTCGTCTGGGATACAACAAGAACTGGCTTTCCCGCTGGTACAGCAAGAAGGATTATCCTGCCTTTGTGCTGCAGGACGACCAGGTTCGGAAGTTTGTCAAGAAGAGGCTTTACCAGGCTGGCGTTGCTCGCATCGAGATCGAGCGTGCCGGTGGCAAGCTTCGTCTGATCATCCACACTGCGCGTCCGGGCATCGTGATCGGCCGCAAGGGCGTGGAGATCGAAAAGCTTCGTGAGGAGCTGAGGAAAAAGTTCCAAACCGAATTCGCCATTGAGGTCAACGAAATCCGTCGGCCTGAAACTGAAGCTCAGCTCGTAGCTGAGAACATCGCTCAACAACTCGAACGCCGCGTTGCCTTCCGCCGTGCCATGAAACGCACGGTGGGCCTTGCCAGGAAATTCGGCGCCGAGGGTATCAAGGTCAGCTGCGCTGGCCGTCTGGCCGGGGCTGAAATCGCCCGCAGCGAGTGGTACCGCGATGGCCGTGTGCCTCTTCACACGCTTCGTGCCGACATTGACTACGGTTACGCGGTTGCTCGTACGACCTACGGCGTGATCGGTGTCAAGGTCTGGATCTTCAAGGGTGAGATTCTGGACAAAGAGGTAGAACAGTAA
- the rplR gene encoding 50S ribosomal protein L18, whose amino-acid sequence MKVSKNEARLRRKPRIRKKVSGTESRPRLVVFRSNLHLYAQIVDDVNGVTLASSSTLVLNKAGQSLKANCESATVVGKDIAAKALEKKIEAVVFDRNGYIYHGKIKALADGAREGGLKF is encoded by the coding sequence ATGAAAGTAAGCAAGAACGAAGCGCGGCTTCGCAGAAAGCCTCGCATACGCAAAAAGGTCTCCGGTACCGAAAGCCGTCCCAGGCTCGTGGTGTTCCGTTCCAATTTGCATCTGTACGCTCAGATTGTGGATGATGTGAACGGCGTCACCCTGGCCAGCTCCAGCACCCTGGTGCTGAACAAGGCTGGTCAGAGTCTGAAGGCCAATTGCGAGTCCGCCACCGTCGTGGGCAAGGACATCGCGGCCAAGGCGCTGGAGAAGAAAATCGAAGCTGTCGTTTTCGACCGCAACGGTTATATCTATCATGGTAAAATCAAGGCCCTCGCCGACGGCGCTCGCGAAGGCGGCCTGAAATTCTAG
- a CDS encoding type Z 30S ribosomal protein S14 yields the protein MARTSLRVKARRKPKFKVRAYNRCPICGRPRAFLRRYGICRVCFRNKALAGELPGVRKASW from the coding sequence ATGGCCAGAACGAGTTTACGAGTAAAGGCCCGCCGCAAACCCAAGTTTAAGGTTCGCGCCTACAATCGCTGCCCCATCTGCGGCCGCCCCAGGGCTTTCCTGCGGCGCTACGGCATCTGCCGTGTCTGCTTCCGCAATAAGGCTTTGGCCGGCGAACTGCCCGGTGTGCGCAAGGCGAGCTGGTAA
- the rpsD gene encoding 30S ribosomal protein S4, with translation MARYTEAKCKLCRREGTKLFLKGDRCYTDKCAYEKRPYPPGMAGRLRRKMSDYAIQLREKQKVRRMYGVLEGQFRMYYQRAEGMKGVAGHNLLFLLERRLDNVIYRLGYANSRDQARQLVRHGVFMLNGRRVNVPSMQVHEGDEIVVREESRKIPVINEAQEVIARRGCPEWLESDGANFKGVVKAMPTREDIQFPINEQLIVELYSK, from the coding sequence GTGGCAAGATATACAGAAGCTAAGTGCAAGCTGTGCCGCCGTGAGGGGACCAAGCTGTTCCTGAAGGGTGATCGCTGCTACACCGACAAGTGCGCGTACGAGAAACGGCCCTATCCTCCGGGAATGGCCGGTCGTCTGCGCCGCAAGATGAGCGATTACGCTATTCAGCTCCGTGAAAAGCAGAAGGTCCGCCGCATGTATGGCGTCCTCGAAGGCCAGTTCCGCATGTATTACCAGCGTGCTGAAGGCATGAAGGGCGTTGCGGGTCACAATCTGCTTTTCCTGCTTGAGCGCCGCCTGGACAACGTTATCTACCGCCTTGGTTACGCGAATTCCCGCGATCAGGCCCGGCAGCTCGTTCGTCATGGCGTGTTCATGCTCAATGGCCGTCGCGTGAACGTGCCGTCCATGCAGGTGCATGAGGGTGACGAGATCGTGGTTCGCGAAGAGAGCCGCAAGATTCCCGTCATCAACGAGGCCCAGGAAGTGATCGCCCGTCGCGGCTGCCCCGAGTGGCTGGAATCCGACGGCGCCAATTTCAAGGGCGTTGTCAAGGCCATGCCGACCCGCGAGGACATTCAGTTCCCGATCAACGAGCAGCTCATCGTCGAGTTGTACTCCAAGTAA
- the rplX gene encoding 50S ribosomal protein L24, whose translation MKTKIRKDDKVMVLSGKDKGKIGKVLKILKKHDKVLVEKVNMVKRHTKANPYANQPGGIIEKEAPIHVSNVAIVCDACTKPTRVGYKKTDDGKKVRYCKKCNEIFK comes from the coding sequence ATGAAGACTAAAATCCGTAAAGACGATAAAGTCATGGTGCTGTCCGGGAAGGATAAGGGTAAGATCGGCAAAGTGCTGAAGATTCTGAAGAAGCACGACAAGGTCCTGGTCGAAAAGGTGAACATGGTCAAGCGCCACACCAAGGCCAACCCCTATGCCAACCAGCCGGGCGGTATCATCGAGAAGGAAGCCCCGATCCATGTCTCCAACGTGGCCATTGTGTGCGATGCCTGCACCAAGCCCACCAGGGTCGGCTACAAGAAGACGGACGACGGGAAGAAGGTCCGCTACTGCAAGAAATGCAACGAGATCTTCAAGTAG
- the map gene encoding type I methionyl aminopeptidase → MKKFRGVFLKNDKEIGLMREANRIVSRILDELGENVKPGVPTMLFEEICQKRCKEYGVRPAFQGYQGFPYALCCSVNDEIVHGFPSSERFLEEGDIVSFDMGVVYQGFFGDSARTFGVGQVSEDARRLMDVTREALHKGIEQARPGNNLYDISAAIEKYVEGFGFGIVRRFVGHGIGSHLHEKPEVPNFVPKGLPGVPLKAGMALAIEPMVTLGTHEVEVLEDKWTSVTKDRKLSAHFEHTVAVTSDGPMILSLSD, encoded by the coding sequence TTGAAGAAATTCAGAGGAGTATTCCTCAAGAATGATAAGGAGATTGGCCTCATGCGTGAGGCCAATCGCATTGTCTCGAGAATTCTCGATGAGCTTGGTGAGAACGTCAAACCCGGCGTTCCCACCATGCTCTTTGAGGAAATTTGTCAGAAACGGTGCAAGGAATACGGCGTTCGTCCGGCCTTCCAGGGGTACCAGGGATTTCCCTATGCTCTTTGTTGCTCCGTCAATGACGAAATTGTGCACGGCTTTCCCTCTTCCGAGCGTTTTCTGGAAGAAGGAGACATTGTCAGTTTCGACATGGGCGTCGTGTACCAGGGATTTTTCGGAGATTCTGCCCGGACCTTCGGTGTGGGGCAGGTGTCCGAGGATGCCCGGCGGCTCATGGATGTCACCAGAGAGGCGCTGCACAAGGGCATCGAACAAGCCAGACCCGGTAACAACCTTTACGACATTTCCGCGGCAATTGAGAAATATGTCGAAGGGTTTGGCTTTGGCATCGTTCGGCGTTTCGTCGGACACGGGATCGGGAGCCATCTCCATGAGAAGCCCGAAGTCCCCAACTTCGTGCCCAAAGGTCTGCCCGGCGTTCCTCTCAAAGCCGGAATGGCCCTGGCCATCGAGCCGATGGTCACCCTTGGAACCCACGAAGTCGAAGTCCTGGAGGACAAATGGACCTCGGTAACGAAAGACCGTAAGCTTTCAGCTCACTTCGAGCATACCGTGGCCGTGACCTCGGATGGACCCATGATATTGAGCTTGTCCGACTGA
- the rpmC gene encoding 50S ribosomal protein L29 — translation MTAKELREMNDAELSEKLNESRQELFKLRFQHATAQLEDVRKLGGVKKTIARILTIQRERQGA, via the coding sequence GTGACTGCCAAGGAACTTCGTGAAATGAATGATGCCGAGCTGTCCGAAAAGCTGAACGAGTCCCGTCAGGAACTCTTCAAACTGCGTTTCCAGCATGCCACCGCGCAGCTGGAAGACGTGCGTAAGCTCGGCGGCGTCAAGAAGACCATCGCCCGCATCTTGACCATCCAGCGGGAAAGACAGGGAGCGTAA
- the rplN gene encoding 50S ribosomal protein L14, whose amino-acid sequence MIQVESNLDVADNSGAKKVSCIKVLGGSKRRYASVGDIIVVTVKEAMPHSKVKKGAVMKAVVVRTKKEIGRPDGSFIKFDNNSAVLLNNSMEPVGTRIFGPVARELRAAGFMKIVSLAPEVL is encoded by the coding sequence ATGATTCAGGTTGAATCCAATCTTGACGTGGCGGACAACTCCGGGGCCAAGAAAGTCTCCTGCATTAAGGTGCTGGGAGGCTCGAAGCGCCGGTACGCCAGCGTCGGCGACATCATCGTCGTCACGGTTAAGGAAGCAATGCCCCATTCCAAGGTGAAGAAGGGTGCTGTTATGAAGGCGGTTGTTGTTCGCACCAAGAAGGAAATCGGTCGTCCCGACGGTTCCTTCATCAAGTTCGACAACAACTCCGCCGTGCTGCTCAACAACTCGATGGAGCCCGTGGGCACCCGTATCTTCGGACCAGTTGCCCGTGAGCTTCGTGCAGCCGGGTTCATGAAGATCGTATCCCTCGCTCCCGAGGTCCTCTAA
- the rpsE gene encoding 30S ribosomal protein S5 — MEQNESGLIEKIVYLNRVAKVVKGGRRFSFSCLVVVGDGEGKVGYGLGKANEVPEAIRKASERAKKDMIAIPILDGTLPYEVLGRFGAGRVMLKPASRGTGIIAGGPVRAIMEALGVNDILTKAIGTNNPHNVLRATMAGLASLRSSKEVSEMRGVQVSTPRK, encoded by the coding sequence ATGGAACAGAATGAATCTGGACTGATTGAAAAGATCGTCTACCTCAACCGAGTCGCCAAGGTCGTTAAGGGCGGCCGCCGCTTCAGCTTTAGCTGCCTCGTGGTAGTCGGCGACGGTGAGGGTAAGGTCGGTTATGGACTGGGCAAGGCCAATGAAGTTCCCGAAGCCATTCGCAAGGCATCGGAACGGGCCAAGAAGGACATGATTGCAATTCCCATCCTTGACGGCACTCTGCCGTACGAGGTTCTGGGTCGCTTCGGCGCGGGCCGCGTTATGCTCAAGCCCGCCAGCCGTGGTACCGGCATCATCGCCGGCGGTCCTGTCCGCGCCATCATGGAAGCCCTGGGTGTCAACGACATCCTGACCAAGGCTATCGGCACCAACAACCCGCACAACGTCCTGCGCGCGACCATGGCTGGCTTGGCCTCCCTGCGTAGCTCCAAGGAAGTTTCCGAGATGCGCGGTGTCCAGGTGTCCACGCCCAGAAAGTAA